In one Moritella sp. 5 genomic region, the following are encoded:
- the sph gene encoding sphingomyelin phosphodiesterase: protein MNIKHLILAAPILTSSMINAEEYTAPPKIMSYNVYMLSSTLFHTSQTKRAELLTQSNIFDITDIVSFNEAFDNESSQIISDGLKERFPYYTPVLGRQINGWDNTDGSWSPSTPEDGGVFMMSRYPIMYKAQHIFSNACGADGLSQKGFVYIKIKKDNKLFHIIATHVQADDPGCSNPASIRAQQFEEITQYIAQQNIPNNEMVIIAGDLNVAKNSTEFNSMLLALNSSEPDSFAGADYSWDPTVNALAYDSYPNLKGQLLDYILVEKNHQQPQFWHNQILDVISPKVEISGTLDKYYAYEYSDHFPVTAFEYADNTTLAQSFRPSNTPYNNIKIEHVDTGSYVKADTEQWITTTDMNNPLSIEFKLDTWIPKNAFCVHDDDYIQLSLTGNYSNYFWNWNLSGYYYARENNAADYLKIRRKSPQSGCIKDGDEIYMYDHSELGPDEYLLPDGHGWMISATMPFKNDGLFVIEMPEATYTDWSHELYYR from the coding sequence GTGAATATTAAACATCTAATTTTAGCTGCACCTATACTAACAAGCTCGATGATTAACGCCGAGGAATACACGGCTCCACCTAAAATAATGAGTTATAACGTGTATATGCTCTCAAGCACACTATTTCATACCAGCCAAACGAAAAGAGCGGAACTTCTTACACAATCCAACATTTTTGACATCACAGATATTGTTTCTTTTAACGAAGCATTTGATAATGAAAGTAGTCAAATTATCTCTGATGGATTAAAAGAACGCTTCCCTTATTACACCCCTGTTCTAGGTCGACAAATAAATGGTTGGGACAACACAGACGGAAGTTGGAGTCCGTCAACCCCCGAAGATGGCGGTGTATTTATGATGAGCCGTTATCCGATAATGTACAAAGCACAGCATATATTTTCCAATGCTTGTGGCGCAGACGGTCTATCTCAAAAAGGTTTTGTTTACATCAAAATTAAGAAAGATAATAAGTTATTCCATATTATCGCCACACACGTACAGGCAGATGATCCCGGTTGCTCAAATCCAGCCTCTATACGAGCTCAACAATTCGAAGAAATTACCCAGTATATCGCCCAACAAAACATCCCGAATAATGAAATGGTCATCATTGCAGGCGATTTGAATGTAGCCAAAAATTCAACTGAATTTAATTCAATGTTATTAGCTTTAAACAGCTCTGAACCCGACAGTTTTGCTGGTGCTGACTATTCATGGGATCCAACTGTGAATGCGTTAGCATACGACAGTTATCCCAACCTAAAAGGTCAATTACTCGACTATATCTTGGTTGAAAAGAATCACCAACAACCTCAATTTTGGCACAACCAAATACTCGATGTGATATCACCGAAAGTAGAAATATCAGGTACACTTGACAAATATTATGCTTATGAATACTCAGATCATTTCCCTGTAACCGCTTTTGAATATGCTGATAACACGACACTAGCCCAAAGCTTTAGACCAAGCAACACACCGTACAACAATATCAAAATTGAACACGTAGATACGGGTAGTTACGTTAAAGCTGATACTGAGCAGTGGATCACAACCACCGATATGAATAATCCGTTATCGATAGAATTTAAACTTGATACTTGGATACCTAAAAATGCATTTTGCGTACATGATGATGATTACATCCAACTATCACTCACAGGTAACTATTCGAATTACTTTTGGAATTGGAATTTGTCGGGTTATTACTACGCACGAGAAAATAATGCCGCTGATTACTTAAAAATACGACGTAAAAGCCCGCAAAGCGGCTGTATCAAAGATGGTGATGAAATCTATATGTATGATCATTCAGAATTAGGACCTGATGAGTACCTGCTACCCGATGGACACGGATGGATGATTTCAGCAACAATGCCATTTAAAAACGATGGCCTATTTGTAATAGAAATGCCTGAAGCTACCTACACAGATTGGTCGCATGAACTGTATTACCGTTAG
- a CDS encoding DNA alkylation repair protein produces the protein MAELFKDVYCPAFYEQFSEVLTKVLPDFDSIKFNQMIFNERFADYELKQRMHHTAEVLHHFMPEDFSSAVVTLKRIIDELRGQGIKERSIEYMCLPDYIETYGLDYYDSAVDCFEYVTQYTSCEFAVRPFIIRYPAKMLVQLLAWTTHESRHVRRLASEGSRPRLPWAMALPAFKKDPTPLLPILTALKFDNCEVVRRSVANNLNDIAKDNSDVVVHVTTLWLGDNALTDKLVKHACRTLLKQAQPEIMALFGFQQDLITLTEMSITTPVVKVGGKLTFNFTINNTSGSPQKLRLEYGLYYLKKNGTLARKVFKITERVIAGNTEEQITRHQSFKVISTRVFHLGMHKLAIIINGQESKISTEKEALYSFELTS, from the coding sequence ATGGCTGAGTTATTTAAGGACGTTTATTGCCCTGCATTTTATGAGCAATTTTCGGAGGTGTTAACTAAGGTATTACCTGACTTTGATTCCATTAAATTTAACCAAATGATCTTTAATGAACGCTTTGCTGATTATGAACTAAAGCAACGTATGCATCATACGGCGGAAGTCTTACATCATTTTATGCCTGAAGATTTTAGCTCTGCTGTTGTAACTCTCAAACGCATTATTGATGAACTGCGTGGACAGGGGATTAAAGAACGCAGTATTGAATATATGTGTTTGCCTGATTATATCGAGACATATGGATTGGACTATTACGACAGTGCTGTCGATTGCTTTGAATATGTAACCCAATACACCAGCTGTGAATTTGCTGTTAGACCTTTCATTATACGTTATCCTGCTAAAATGTTAGTGCAGCTGCTGGCGTGGACTACACACGAGAGTCGCCATGTACGCCGCTTAGCCAGCGAAGGTTCACGACCTAGATTACCTTGGGCGATGGCATTGCCAGCATTTAAAAAAGATCCGACGCCTTTGTTACCCATTTTAACAGCATTGAAATTCGATAACTGTGAAGTTGTGAGGCGCAGTGTAGCGAATAATCTCAATGACATTGCTAAAGATAACAGCGATGTAGTAGTGCATGTAACAACGCTTTGGTTAGGAGACAACGCACTGACAGATAAACTCGTCAAACATGCGTGTCGTACTTTACTCAAGCAAGCTCAGCCAGAGATAATGGCACTGTTTGGCTTTCAACAAGACCTAATTACGCTTACTGAAATGTCGATCACGACACCTGTTGTAAAAGTAGGGGGCAAGCTGACGTTTAACTTCACGATTAATAACACGAGTGGTTCACCACAAAAATTACGTTTGGAATACGGGCTGTATTATCTTAAAAAGAATGGAACATTGGCGCGAAAAGTATTTAAAATCACTGAACGCGTTATTGCTGGGAATACAGAAGAACAGATAACGCGTCATCAAAGCTTTAAAGTGATCAGTACCCGTGTGTTTCATTTAGGCATGCATAAACTGGCCATTATTATTAATGGCCAAGAAAGCAAGATCAGTACTGAAAAAGAGGCGTTGTATAGCTTTGAATTAACAAGTTGA
- a CDS encoding nuclear transport factor 2 family protein, which translates to MIKKIGIICLVSALNFPAVAANQCNIIKSTVYDTFTAIDAARIDLETYQAVITDDSTFKFANWPASKGREAIRKAQKDFFSSVKGMSHKLQRIWIDECNVAAEGVVTYTTKDNRQVSIPFVDTFIYDSDNKVRAVNIYIDISPLESQSSAAP; encoded by the coding sequence ATGATAAAAAAAATCGGTATTATTTGCTTGGTATCGGCTTTGAATTTTCCGGCCGTAGCAGCGAATCAATGCAACATTATTAAAAGTACTGTGTATGACACCTTTACCGCGATTGATGCTGCACGTATAGACCTTGAGACGTATCAAGCCGTTATAACTGATGATTCAACGTTTAAATTTGCTAATTGGCCTGCTTCTAAGGGGCGAGAGGCTATTCGTAAAGCACAAAAAGATTTCTTTAGCTCTGTTAAAGGCATGAGTCACAAGTTGCAGCGTATCTGGATAGATGAATGTAATGTAGCTGCAGAGGGGGTAGTGACTTATACCACAAAAGATAATAGACAAGTGTCTATCCCATTTGTCGATACGTTTATCTATGACAGTGATAACAAGGTGAGAGCTGTTAATATATACATAGATATCTCACCTTTAGAAAGTCAGAGTTCAGCTGCGCCGTAA
- a CDS encoding excinuclease ABC subunit B, with protein sequence MNKKYFKMSYAALFVASGLANASPIDGIDDAYFHGADQFQAYKDPRTACDVFNQKVKYINSVLSQTEGAGHISNLCQAVRFTDGQIEDTYYLTTVNGAYQDGSNSYPVTEQLDVARTIDLLMFSQSNKTDYVVIVDGSVDVSKQTVNYGGEISWYDENVLPFFWYREGYIGQVFHGNSQFNYIAGESAYASAEFKAMQETNDDSEIERLTWKYLADTCGDGAINASCIPQGKGFGNQLIGTETFPSSTNAAGNTVDIANSTSFSFNITGDFQASKSDGPSAGLGVGFGFDQTTSSSQTHNVLTLKSVGQGNDIGTAVTQKINTLALGAAAEDYQASNDGWNRVVNAAEIWGEDLYRSYPLTSYEAWQENYTEDSSSCTSQNLIFGNSLKIARTHLNMYGSNWDIADEDTKIADADYGVVVATECTTDQKGQTFRLKKETLL encoded by the coding sequence ATGAATAAAAAATATTTTAAAATGAGCTATGCAGCTCTATTCGTTGCATCTGGTTTAGCTAATGCAAGTCCAATTGATGGTATTGATGATGCTTATTTCCACGGTGCTGATCAATTTCAAGCATATAAAGACCCAAGAACTGCATGCGATGTTTTCAATCAGAAAGTCAAGTATATTAATAGTGTACTTAGTCAGACTGAAGGTGCTGGACATATTAGCAACCTATGCCAAGCCGTACGGTTTACTGATGGTCAAATTGAAGATACATACTATTTGACTACTGTTAATGGCGCTTACCAAGATGGCAGCAATAGTTACCCTGTTACGGAGCAACTTGATGTTGCACGTACCATCGACTTATTAATGTTTTCGCAATCGAATAAAACAGACTATGTCGTTATTGTTGATGGTTCTGTCGATGTATCAAAACAGACTGTTAATTACGGTGGTGAAATAAGTTGGTATGACGAAAATGTTCTTCCATTCTTTTGGTACCGGGAAGGATATATTGGGCAAGTTTTCCATGGTAATTCTCAGTTTAATTATATTGCTGGTGAATCTGCATATGCCTCGGCGGAATTTAAAGCTATGCAAGAGACTAATGACGACTCGGAAATTGAGCGTTTAACTTGGAAATATTTAGCTGACACATGCGGTGATGGTGCTATAAATGCAAGCTGTATTCCTCAAGGGAAGGGGTTTGGGAACCAGTTAATTGGTACTGAAACATTTCCATCATCAACCAATGCGGCTGGAAATACGGTTGATATTGCTAATAGTACCTCTTTCAGCTTTAATATTACTGGTGATTTTCAGGCGAGTAAATCAGATGGACCTTCTGCTGGTTTAGGCGTTGGTTTTGGATTCGATCAAACGACATCCTCATCTCAAACACATAATGTATTGACGCTGAAATCTGTAGGTCAAGGTAATGACATTGGTACTGCTGTTACGCAAAAAATCAATACTCTTGCACTAGGGGCAGCTGCTGAAGATTATCAGGCTAGTAATGATGGCTGGAATCGTGTTGTCAATGCGGCAGAAATTTGGGGTGAAGACCTTTATCGTAGCTATCCTTTAACAAGTTATGAAGCATGGCAAGAGAATTACACAGAGGATTCTAGTTCTTGTACGTCGCAAAACCTTATTTTTGGTAATTCACTTAAAATTGCTCGTACACATTTAAATATGTATGGCTCTAATTGGGATATTGCAGACGAAGATACAAAAATAGCGGATGCTGATTACGGTGTTGTGGTTGCTACAGAATGTACAACTGACCAAAAAGGTCAAACATTCCGTCTTAAAAAAGAAACATTATTATAA